From one Geoalkalibacter halelectricus genomic stretch:
- a CDS encoding ABC-F family ATP-binding cassette domain-containing protein: MISASNLALAYGKRVIFKDVNIKFTPGNCYGLIGANGAGKSTFLKILAGESEPDKGQISVTPGERIAMLRQDQFAFDELTVSDTVIMGHKRLFEVMAEREAIYAKPDFSDADGIRSGELEAEFAEMNGYEAQTEAAVLLSGLGIPEELRHKKMKELEPGDKVRVLLAQALFGNPDILLLDEPTNHLDLKSVAWLEDFLFRFPNTVIVVSHDRHFLNQVCTHVADIDFGKITVYVGNYDFWYQASQLTLKQKQDENRKIADKADELKEFIQRFSSNASKAKQATSRKKLLEKLSVEDLPVSSRKYPFVVFKPERACGDIILEIKGLHKKVEGVEVLGGLDLVVNKGDKIAFVGGDSLSKTTLFQILAGELEPDAGSFRWGVTITNAYFPKDNSAYFDNDLNLIEWLCQFPPCDGESFARGFLGRMLFSGDEATKKTRVLSGGERVRCMLARMMLAGANALVLDEPTNHLDLESITALNNGLIAFPEVVLFASHDHQFVTTVANRIVEFTPAGIIDRVMTFEDYLENTEVARLRDQLYQGHGELKL, translated from the coding sequence ATGATCAGCGCATCCAACCTGGCCCTCGCTTACGGCAAACGGGTCATTTTCAAAGACGTCAACATCAAGTTCACTCCCGGCAACTGTTACGGGCTCATCGGCGCCAACGGCGCCGGCAAATCGACCTTTCTCAAGATCCTCGCCGGCGAGAGCGAGCCCGACAAGGGCCAGATCAGCGTCACCCCCGGCGAGCGCATCGCCATGCTGCGCCAGGATCAGTTCGCCTTTGACGAGCTAACCGTAAGCGACACCGTCATCATGGGCCACAAGCGGCTCTTCGAGGTCATGGCCGAGCGCGAGGCGATCTACGCCAAACCCGACTTCAGCGACGCCGACGGCATCCGCTCGGGCGAACTGGAGGCCGAATTCGCCGAAATGAACGGCTACGAAGCGCAAACCGAGGCGGCGGTGCTGCTCAGCGGGCTCGGCATCCCCGAGGAACTGCGTCACAAGAAGATGAAGGAACTCGAACCCGGCGACAAGGTGCGGGTACTGCTCGCTCAGGCCCTGTTCGGCAACCCCGATATTTTATTGTTGGACGAGCCCACCAACCATCTCGACCTCAAATCCGTCGCCTGGCTCGAGGATTTCCTCTTTCGCTTCCCCAACACGGTCATCGTCGTCTCTCACGACCGGCATTTTCTCAACCAGGTCTGCACCCATGTCGCCGACATCGACTTCGGCAAGATCACCGTCTACGTCGGCAACTACGACTTCTGGTACCAGGCCAGCCAGTTGACCCTCAAGCAGAAGCAGGACGAGAACCGCAAAATCGCCGACAAGGCCGACGAACTCAAGGAATTCATCCAGCGCTTCTCCTCCAACGCCTCAAAGGCCAAACAGGCGACCTCGCGCAAGAAGCTCCTGGAGAAGCTCAGCGTCGAGGATCTGCCGGTGTCCTCGCGCAAGTACCCCTTCGTCGTGTTCAAGCCCGAGCGCGCCTGCGGCGACATCATTCTCGAAATCAAGGGTCTGCACAAAAAAGTCGAGGGGGTCGAGGTGCTCGGCGGTCTTGACCTCGTCGTCAACAAGGGCGACAAAATTGCCTTCGTCGGCGGCGACAGCCTGTCCAAAACCACCCTCTTTCAGATTCTCGCCGGCGAACTGGAGCCCGACGCCGGCAGCTTTCGCTGGGGAGTGACCATCACCAACGCCTATTTTCCCAAGGACAACAGCGCCTACTTCGACAACGATCTAAACCTCATCGAATGGCTCTGCCAGTTCCCGCCCTGCGACGGTGAGAGCTTCGCCCGCGGCTTTCTCGGCCGCATGCTCTTCTCGGGAGACGAAGCGACCAAAAAAACCAGGGTTCTCTCCGGCGGCGAGCGGGTGCGTTGCATGCTGGCGCGCATGATGCTCGCGGGCGCCAACGCCCTGGTGCTCGACGAGCCCACCAACCACCTCGATCTCGAATCGATCACCGCCCTCAATAACGGCCTGATCGCCTTTCCCGAAGTGGTGCTCTTCGCCTCGCACGATCACCAGTTCGTCACCACCGTCGCCAACCGCATCGTCGAATTCACCCCGGCTGGAATCATCGACCGGGTCATGACCTTCGAGGATTATCTGGAAAACACCGAGGTGGCACGCCTGCGCGACCAACTATACCAAGGCCACGGCGAATTGAAGCTGTAG
- a CDS encoding RNA recognition motif domain-containing protein, producing MKDQSLDKDLFVSDISLAAKEEDLHKLFAICGKVKSVHLLTDQKSGQFNGCAFVRMATAAEAKDALNMLDGTRLLNRCIRIKAARPKPSAPPAEAQPTEQHRRPRHPRGRRK from the coding sequence ATGAAGGATCAATCGCTCGATAAAGACCTGTTCGTATCCGATATCTCCCTCGCCGCCAAGGAAGAGGATTTGCACAAGCTGTTCGCCATTTGCGGGAAGGTGAAGTCGGTCCACCTGCTCACCGATCAGAAATCCGGGCAGTTCAACGGCTGCGCTTTTGTGCGCATGGCCACCGCCGCCGAAGCCAAGGACGCGCTCAATATGCTCGACGGCACCCGACTGCTGAATCGCTGCATCCGCATCAAAGCGGCACGCCCCAAACCGTCCGCCCCGCCCGCCGAGGCGCAGCCCACCGAGCAACACCGACGGCCACGGCACCCACGCGGGCGCCGCAAATAG
- a CDS encoding GSU3529 family protein produces MVFEKLTDALHAARQEQELPDYLAEQILFILDNREKFRGREDQLAKLTEQVSLYDTYGQTGYLGMGVSNLILEKSLQRLIDIQPEQQ; encoded by the coding sequence ATGGTGTTCGAAAAACTCACGGATGCCCTGCACGCAGCCCGGCAGGAACAGGAGCTGCCCGACTACCTGGCCGAGCAGATCCTGTTCATCCTCGATAATCGGGAGAAGTTCCGCGGCAGGGAAGACCAGCTCGCCAAACTGACCGAACAGGTCAGCCTCTACGATACCTACGGCCAGACGGGTTATCTCGGCATGGGGGTGAGTAACCTCATTCTGGAAAAATCCCTGCAGCGCCTGATCGACATCCAGCCTGAGCAACAATAA
- a CDS encoding GSU3529 family protein — protein MNQIFTELEQATTDQFENGELPKWLADPVMNVARNPALYEGKEYLVEILLDQIREYDVYAEAGCCKWAYDHEDIARTLRWLEEKR, from the coding sequence ATGAACCAGATTTTTACGGAACTTGAGCAGGCGACGACCGATCAGTTCGAGAATGGAGAGTTGCCGAAGTGGCTGGCCGACCCGGTGATGAACGTGGCAAGAAACCCGGCGCTGTATGAAGGAAAGGAATATCTGGTCGAGATTCTGCTGGACCAGATCCGTGAGTACGACGTGTATGCCGAGGCGGGCTGCTGCAAATGGGCTTACGACCACGAGGATATCGCCAGGACGCTGCGTTGGCTGGAGGAGAAGCGGTGA
- a CDS encoding cysteine desulfurase family protein, with translation MPIYLDCNATTPVEPGVATLVKRFLEKDFGNPASPIHDYGVFARAAVDHARKQIARVVDARPDEVIFTSGATESNNLAILGLVEEGMRSWRRHVITTAIEHKAVLEPCMELERLGFEVEVVPVRPDGRFDPERIAAALRPDTLLVSTMQVNNETGVLQPLTDLAGILADHDAWWHVDAAQGFGKEFASLRHDRIDMISISGHKIYGPKGVGALIARKRGQKLPPLRPLMYGGGQEQGLRAGTLPVLLIAGLGEAAKLALRHQVERREKCLAMRGEIIAALASLGAQQNGAEAYTLPHVINVSLPGIDADRAINALKQVVAVSSTSACTSHTKEPSHVLLAMGCSSERVETSLRFSWCHLTEDVDWDEVSGILANLRTSKGA, from the coding sequence ATGCCCATCTATCTTGATTGCAATGCGACGACGCCGGTGGAGCCCGGGGTGGCGACACTCGTTAAAAGGTTTCTGGAAAAGGACTTCGGCAATCCCGCCAGCCCGATTCATGACTATGGGGTCTTTGCGCGCGCCGCCGTGGACCACGCGCGCAAACAAATCGCCCGCGTGGTTGATGCCCGGCCCGATGAAGTGATCTTCACCAGCGGTGCGACGGAGAGCAACAACCTGGCGATTTTGGGTCTGGTCGAGGAGGGGATGCGCAGCTGGCGCCGCCATGTGATTACGACGGCGATCGAACATAAGGCGGTGCTTGAACCGTGCATGGAGCTCGAACGCCTCGGCTTCGAGGTCGAGGTCGTGCCGGTACGCCCGGACGGCCGCTTTGATCCGGAGCGGATCGCCGCGGCCTTGCGCCCGGACACCCTGCTGGTGTCGACCATGCAGGTGAACAACGAGACGGGCGTTCTGCAGCCGCTCACGGATCTGGCCGGGATCTTGGCCGATCATGATGCCTGGTGGCATGTGGATGCCGCCCAGGGTTTCGGCAAGGAGTTCGCATCCCTGCGGCATGATCGCATCGACATGATTTCCATCAGCGGCCACAAGATTTACGGCCCCAAGGGAGTCGGGGCCCTGATTGCGCGCAAACGGGGGCAAAAACTGCCGCCGCTGCGCCCCCTCATGTACGGCGGAGGGCAGGAGCAGGGCCTGCGCGCCGGAACCCTGCCGGTGCTTCTGATCGCCGGACTCGGCGAAGCCGCCAAGCTCGCCCTGCGCCATCAGGTTGAGCGCCGGGAGAAGTGCCTCGCCATGAGAGGTGAAATCATCGCAGCCCTTGCTTCGCTCGGGGCACAGCAAAACGGCGCGGAGGCATACACTCTGCCGCATGTCATTAACGTCTCCCTGCCCGGGATCGACGCCGACCGGGCGATCAACGCCCTTAAGCAGGTCGTGGCGGTATCGAGCACCTCGGCCTGCACCTCTCACACCAAAGAGCCCAGCCATGTACTTCTGGCGATGGGGTGTTCGTCGGAGCGGGTGGAAACGTCCCTGCGGTTTTCTTGGTGTCACCTGACCGAGGATGTGGACTGGGATGAGGTTTCAGGAATTCTTGCAAATCTGCGCACCAGCAAAGGAGCCTAA
- a CDS encoding LysR family transcriptional regulator: MDLKQLKVFLEVADAAGFTKAADKLHIAQSALSISIRKLEDELGVVLFNRGKRKVSLTAEGEVLAAHAREILQGVVKAHQEIEDLRGLLKGEVRVGLTPMLSSFFFPKIISEFKRSHPGLQISITGESAWNIQRMVESGDIDMGIIVGAVPDELDSHHLVREEVIACVHPNHPLARARKHPLRTLLNQPLVHFKEGYHLREIIDDLARKEGITPLVMAESNLFSLIRSLVREELGLAFFLKMALTRDAEVAAVSCDPPLYLDLAIAWKKNARLSPANRAFLNFVIEEVDDYYQLREAAGTFPLP, encoded by the coding sequence ATGGACCTGAAACAGCTCAAGGTTTTTCTGGAGGTCGCAGACGCGGCCGGCTTTACCAAGGCAGCGGACAAGCTGCATATCGCGCAGTCCGCTTTGAGCATCTCCATCAGGAAGCTGGAGGATGAGCTGGGGGTGGTGCTTTTCAACCGGGGAAAAAGAAAGGTGTCGCTCACCGCGGAAGGTGAGGTTCTCGCCGCCCATGCCCGGGAGATTCTTCAGGGCGTGGTGAAAGCGCATCAGGAAATCGAGGATTTGCGCGGATTGCTCAAAGGTGAAGTGAGGGTCGGGCTGACGCCGATGCTGAGCAGCTTCTTCTTTCCGAAAATCATCTCAGAGTTCAAACGCAGCCACCCCGGCCTGCAGATTTCCATCACCGGCGAGAGCGCCTGGAACATTCAACGGATGGTCGAGTCCGGCGATATCGACATGGGGATCATTGTCGGGGCGGTTCCGGACGAGTTGGACTCCCACCACCTGGTGCGCGAGGAGGTGATTGCCTGCGTGCACCCCAATCACCCCCTGGCGCGCGCCAGGAAACATCCCCTGCGCACCTTGTTGAACCAGCCGCTGGTTCATTTCAAGGAGGGCTACCATCTGCGAGAAATCATCGATGATCTGGCCCGCAAGGAAGGCATCACGCCGCTGGTCATGGCCGAATCGAATCTTTTTTCGCTCATCAGGAGCCTGGTGAGAGAGGAACTCGGTTTGGCGTTTTTTCTGAAAATGGCCCTGACCCGGGATGCAGAGGTCGCCGCCGTCTCCTGCGATCCGCCGCTTTATCTCGATCTCGCCATCGCATGGAAAAAAAATGCCCGCCTCTCGCCGGCCAATCGCGCCTTTTTGAACTTTGTCATCGAGGAAGTCGATGACTATTATCAGCTCAGGGAAGCGGCGGGAACCTTTCCGCTTCCCTGA
- a CDS encoding mechanosensitive ion channel family protein yields MTLAGIIQFFILVVVVLVAARMVRRLLRSRILPRVPMGMGAKDAVARLAGYFVLVLGLMVALQTLGIDLTALTVLAGALGIGIGFGLQNIVNNFMSGLIILVERPIQLGDRVEVGGVQGDVVRIGGRSTTIRTNDNIDMIIPNAEFISAQVVNLSYGDRKVRIRIPFGVSYASEPRQVERLALEVAAADRNVLQDPPPSVRFIGFGDSSLEFELRAWTIDLAHRPGLFRSNLNFALWEQFKKHGIEIPFPQRDLHFRNSLRIEQAPEPDRPRQDG; encoded by the coding sequence GTGACGCTGGCCGGCATAATCCAGTTCTTCATCCTGGTCGTTGTCGTTCTGGTGGCCGCGCGCATGGTGCGGCGTCTGCTGCGCTCTCGAATTCTCCCTCGGGTGCCGATGGGGATGGGCGCGAAGGACGCCGTCGCCCGTCTTGCCGGGTATTTCGTGCTGGTGCTCGGGCTCATGGTCGCTTTGCAGACCCTCGGCATCGACCTTACCGCCCTGACGGTCCTCGCCGGTGCCCTCGGCATCGGCATCGGTTTCGGCCTGCAGAATATCGTGAACAATTTCATGAGCGGGCTGATCATTCTTGTGGAGCGGCCGATCCAACTCGGCGACCGCGTGGAGGTCGGCGGTGTTCAGGGGGATGTGGTGCGTATCGGCGGGCGCAGCACCACAATCCGCACCAACGACAACATCGACATGATCATCCCGAATGCCGAGTTCATCTCTGCGCAAGTGGTCAACCTCAGTTACGGCGATCGCAAGGTGCGCATCCGCATCCCCTTCGGCGTCAGCTACGCCAGCGAACCGCGCCAAGTCGAAAGGCTCGCTCTGGAAGTGGCGGCGGCCGACCGGAACGTGCTCCAGGATCCCCCTCCGAGCGTTCGCTTCATAGGGTTCGGCGACAGCTCTCTCGAATTCGAACTGCGCGCCTGGACCATCGATCTGGCCCACCGTCCCGGCCTTTTCCGGAGCAACCTCAATTTCGCCCTGTGGGAGCAGTTCAAAAAGCACGGGATTGAGATCCCCTTCCCGCAGCGCGACCTCCATTTCCGCAATTCTCTTCGGATCGAGCAGGCACCAGAACCGGATCGGCCCCGCCAAGATGGTTGA
- a CDS encoding SpoIIE family protein phosphatase: MRKRSESEETEKELRDQLIGLGEASLRKSYYPELQKRLSELERFRAFLDYSNDAIFLVEVPAGRIVDCNDAASRQTGWTGEELLDKSIFDLTDLPRSGQTGALFSEAKSEKGRALIEARMFRRDGARIPTEMTLARMRFEETAYVLAVVRDIKLRKEAEEALAERVRMAELGAEIGVALTRGQGLRDTLQLCAESIIRHTEAAFGRIWVVSKENPELLELKASAGEYCRIDGRHSRKKIGEWKIGKVAAEGKPHLTNSVADDPDIVDQEWVRREGMVSFAGYPLVINDRTLGVVALFSRKPMTEAVLSTLGSVADEIALGIDRHMAEKALWESEMSRLRMETQLELAAQIQSRMLPSVFPPIPGFEVAARCIPAYQVGGDFYDWQETRRGVFSVTLGDVMGKGMGAAMLMATVRASLRATSLVHPPAEALRQAENSLRQDLYDSESFVTLFHAQFDVPNRKLTYVDCGHGLVIMLHADGVIKELLPRGLPLGVLPQTFEEGSVSFSEGDTLVLFSDGLIDAIQHLELDGALSRQFWAHNARDLVDRLVQVVPSSATPDDDMTVVVIKCTGS; the protein is encoded by the coding sequence ATGAGGAAGCGCTCTGAATCCGAGGAGACGGAGAAGGAATTGCGCGATCAGCTCATCGGCCTCGGTGAGGCGTCGCTTCGCAAGAGCTATTATCCCGAGCTTCAGAAGCGACTCAGCGAACTGGAGCGTTTCCGGGCCTTTCTGGATTACAGTAATGACGCCATCTTCCTGGTCGAGGTCCCCGCCGGCCGGATCGTCGATTGCAACGATGCGGCCTCCCGTCAGACGGGCTGGACCGGGGAAGAGCTGCTTGACAAATCGATCTTCGATCTCACCGATCTTCCGCGCAGCGGTCAAACGGGCGCACTTTTCAGCGAAGCGAAAAGCGAAAAAGGGCGCGCCCTGATCGAGGCGCGTATGTTTCGACGAGACGGCGCCCGGATCCCCACCGAGATGACCCTGGCCCGCATGCGCTTTGAAGAGACGGCGTACGTCCTTGCGGTCGTCAGGGACATCAAACTGCGAAAAGAAGCCGAGGAAGCTTTGGCGGAGAGAGTGCGCATGGCCGAACTGGGGGCCGAGATCGGAGTGGCTCTTACCCGTGGACAGGGGCTTCGCGATACGCTACAGCTTTGCGCCGAATCGATCATCCGGCATACGGAGGCGGCCTTCGGACGGATCTGGGTGGTCAGCAAAGAGAACCCGGAACTACTGGAACTCAAGGCGAGCGCGGGCGAGTATTGTCGGATCGATGGACGGCACAGCCGCAAGAAAATCGGCGAATGGAAGATCGGCAAGGTCGCCGCGGAAGGCAAGCCCCACCTCACCAATTCGGTCGCCGACGACCCGGACATCGTCGATCAGGAATGGGTCCGGCGAGAGGGGATGGTTTCCTTTGCCGGATACCCCCTGGTGATCAACGATCGCACCCTCGGAGTGGTTGCGCTCTTTTCCCGCAAGCCGATGACGGAGGCGGTGCTGTCGACCCTCGGGTCTGTCGCCGACGAGATCGCGCTGGGGATCGACCGGCACATGGCCGAGAAAGCGCTGTGGGAAAGCGAGATGAGTCGCCTGCGCATGGAGACCCAGCTTGAGCTGGCCGCGCAGATACAGTCCAGGATGCTGCCGAGCGTCTTCCCGCCCATCCCCGGTTTTGAAGTCGCGGCCCGCTGCATTCCGGCCTATCAGGTCGGGGGGGATTTCTACGACTGGCAAGAGACGCGGCGGGGAGTGTTTTCCGTCACTCTGGGCGACGTGATGGGCAAGGGGATGGGGGCGGCCATGCTCATGGCCACGGTCAGGGCGTCGCTGCGCGCGACCTCCCTGGTTCATCCCCCCGCGGAGGCGCTGCGTCAGGCGGAAAATTCCCTGCGCCAGGACCTGTACGACTCCGAGAGTTTCGTCACCCTCTTTCACGCTCAATTCGATGTTCCGAATCGAAAGCTGACCTATGTCGATTGCGGGCACGGACTCGTCATCATGCTCCATGCCGACGGCGTCATCAAGGAGCTTCTCCCGCGCGGACTCCCCTTGGGCGTACTCCCGCAGACCTTCGAAGAGGGGAGTGTCTCGTTCTCCGAGGGCGATACCCTCGTCCTGTTCAGCGACGGCCTGATCGATGCCATACAGCACCTTGAGCTCGACGGGGCGCTCTCCCGACAGTTCTGGGCGCACAACGCCCGGGACCTCGTCGATCGCCTGGTTCAGGTCGTCCCCTCGAGCGCCACGCCGGACGACGACATGACCGTGGTCGTCATAAAATGCACGGGCAGTTGA